The sequence GGACACCCGCCTGACCATTTTTCATTCATCATGCTGTGAATGGACAAACGAGTTGGCTTGCCGCCCTCGCTGCCGAAACCACTTCCTAGTTCTTGTAAGACGATCTTTTCTCTCTGCTGTTGCGTCATTTCCAGAAACGCGAGTGCCTTGGACGCGGCTATAAACCCAATAACCATGCCATACTCTCCGTCAATAGGTGAAACGTCATTCATAAGTCCAATGTATCCATCTGGACTGACGACTTCCCCACGAAGTCCCATTTCTCGCCAAAATGGCTTCGAGTACGTCGCCATGATCTTCCAGTATTTGCCCATTGGCATACTCTCAAGGAGCTTAACTTTCTGGGTGGGTAGAGGTGGTGTAAAGTCCACTTTGAGGATAATCGGTGGTGGTGTAGCGAAAATAACACGGTTTGCTGTATAAACACCCTTTGCTGTCTTCACTACAAcatgctcatcctcatcttgaTGATCAACCGCCGTGACAGGTTCTTCCAGATGCACCGCCCCTGAGCCAAGTTGCTTCTGGATACAATTCGCGACTGCTTGTCCACCGCCCACCATGAGCTGCATCTGCGCACCTTGATCATTCGTCGACAAGACGGTGAGACTGACTCCAGCTTTACAATACCAAAGGGCATGCAGCATACTAACCTGCGAAATATCCGCACCCCAAATCAGTTCAAACGGAAGTCGCATGATATCCTTGCCGCTGCGTGTCCAGGACTTAAGGCGCACCCATTCTGCCAGCGTCTGGTGATCTAGTTTCTTTGCGTTTTCTGTTTTCCATGGCTCCTCGAGGTTGACTTTGGCGGACATGTTCTCAAACGTCTTTAATACGCGACCTGCGTCTATGAGCCCCCATATTGGCAGGGGAGGTAATAAATCAGACGAGTATTTCTTTGTCTGGCCTTTATACCGAAATACACTCTTTCCTTGGAGTGGGACGTCATATGTGCGAATGTCATATTCTGATGCTAGTTTGTACATGTTGGGTTGCTGGACGCCGAGGAACATGGCGCCGTAGTCTTCGTATGTTCCGTCGTCGAGGTGTTTTGTCCATGCTCGACCGCCGACGCGATCACGCGCTTCCAAGACGAGGATTGACTTGCCATTTTCAGAGAGCGCTTTTGCAGCTGAGAGACCGGCATATCCGGcgccgacgatgatgcaGTCGTATGTGTTGGTGGGCATTAGAGACAACGTGGGGTGTGGGTGAGTGTTTGGCTGACGTGAGGAATAAGAGTTGTAGATTTCTTGAAGGGACGGGGAGCTGAGGTTAAATGGGAGAAATGTCTAGTTATATATTCATCTGCCTGTGCCTAATATTTTGGGCGCCACAGTCTTGTAAGCTGGCTGATGCTAATCTGGCGTTTTCCCCAGCTTACGGGACGCGTAGATCTTATCTAGCCGCAATCTAAGCAGCTTGGCAGTGCCTCACAAAATTGCCTGGTTTTCGTACTTGACGCACGACGATTTGCTCGACTTAAGTGGAATGTGGTCATGTTACAAATTACGAGGATGCCGTCTAAAACATGCAAGATATTACACATGTCGAATCAGACCCCAAGTCTCCCGCACTGAAGCTTGGTCACACTACAAGATGGATATCGAAAGGCCATGTTTCCTCATGACGAATTCTAGCCCATGAGGCCCCCACGCTCGCGGATCGTCATCCTCCCAGAGCTTCTCGAGAGCCACCTTTATAAGAGATAGGTGTCTCATCTGGAATCTTGAATTGACCAGCCCGGCTGCCAACTCACGTCGCCATCCCTCATCTTCTAAACACGATCCAGCAACAACTATCGCCCAGAGGGTGTTTGAGGAGGCCGGCAGCCCTTCCAGCCGTTCCGACAATTCCACAACAGCGGCTACATGGCTTTCTACCGACCGTCGAACGCTTGGCGATGGGGGAGATGAGCCCAACGGCGCAACCAGAGTGTATATGTGCAGACCATGGCGGAGACATTCTGCCGCCATGGCTTGTTGTTCATGTTCAACCAAGCGATCATGGTTCACGGATGTTGGTTCGCTTGGAGGTTGCAGGATTTCGTCACCTTCCAACGTCCAGCCACTGATTCTGCCGGACAGGTCatcaagagcagcttcaAATTCTGTGCCAGGAGCGCCAATGCCGGCTTGCTCTTCTGCCAGTCGCCAAGTGTGTAGGCTTTTCGCCACGGGTATGAGTTCGAAAAGCCCACGACAGCCAGCGAAAATGGCCCCATTGGACGACAAGGTCTGGCTGAGCAAGCAACACGAGTTTGCGACTTGGTCGGGAACGGCATTAGGTGAGTTAAACGCATGAGATGGCAAGATCACATTGCTGAAAGCGAGGTACAGTAGCACCTCGAGTGATAAAGCTACGGTCTCGTCCGTCGGATCATTTGGACTCGGAGCTTTCGCTCTGTGGCTCTCGGACAGGCGATGAAACAGTTGGCTGAGGGCTGCAAGGTGCATGGACAAGGCTGAAGTCGGTGATCCAGCTAGAACCTGCAATCAGTGTTAGTTCCGGCGTTATACGGTTTGCCTTGGGGACGATGATATTGAACCGAAATGACTATACCTCATAGTGGCACAGAAAGGCCAACGTTAGTAACAGTGGAGAAA is a genomic window of Pochonia chlamydosporia 170 chromosome Unknown PCv3seq00010, whole genome shotgun sequence containing:
- a CDS encoding amine oxidase protein (similar to Togninia minima UCRPA7 XP_007913341.1), translating into MPTNTYDCIIVGAGYAGLSAAKALSENGKSILVLEARDRVGGRAWTKHLDDGTYEDYGAMFLGVQQPNMYKLASEYDIRTYDVPLQGKSVFRYKGQTKKYSSDLLPPLPIWGLIDAGRVLKTFENMSAKVNLEEPWKTENAKKLDHQTLAEWVRLKSWTRSGKDIMRLPFELIWGADISQVSMLHALWYCKAGVSLTVLSTNDQGAQMQLMVGGGQAVANCIQKQLGSGAVHLEEPVTAVDHQDEDEHVVVKTAKGVYTANRVIFATPPPIILKVDFTPPLPTQKVKLLESMPMGKYWKIMATYSKPFWREMGLRGEVVSPDGYIGLMNDVSPIDGEYGMVIGFIAASKALAFLEMTQQQREKIVLQELGSGFGSEGGKPTRLSIHSMMNEKWSGGCPVGVPLPGTWTSLGEWVRKPIGRVHWAGTETSTSWSGYMEGAVCSGLRAAAEVMAVMGKK
- a CDS encoding fungal specific transcription factor domain-containing protein → MQAQVEVSQGAATRTGAPYPTKFRLRHSRTKSGCLMCRRRKKKCDETRPHCSSCLKSKVPCEWPETTSAGVQDQRQAQTQGYTPKSAQYGLSNRQNANPLTLVSPSFKYGNPAYDLTCDSSRLLQHYVTETAAILATGTPIVNPFLTCVVPKACWDPTLMHIVLALSGAHLSYKLPSGDDATRVEASMRKHYLQVIRSVQNTIAVADFKNTDTISPLLLTLAFLCHYEVLAGSPTSALSMHLAALSQLFHRLSESHRAKAPSPNDPTDETVALSLEVLLYLAFSNVILPSHAFNSPNAVPDQVANSCCLLSQTLSSNGAIFAGCRGLFELIPVAKSLHTWRLAEEQAGIGAPGTEFEAALDDLSGRISGWTLEGDEILQPPSEPTSVNHDRLVEHEQQAMAAECLRHGLHIYTLVAPLGSSPPSPSVRRSVESHVAAVVELSERLEGLPASSNTLWAIVVAGSCLEDEGWRRELAAGLVNSRFQMRHLSLIKVALEKLWEDDDPRAWGPHGLEFVMRKHGLSISIL